In Natator depressus isolate rNatDep1 chromosome 9, rNatDep2.hap1, whole genome shotgun sequence, a single genomic region encodes these proteins:
- the COX7B gene encoding cytochrome c oxidase subunit 7B, mitochondrial yields MLPLARSAMRLSARGTQWIAARQSHHKHASDFHDKYGNVILLGGALFCVSIWGYVATQTGIEWNLSPVGKVTPKEWREK; encoded by the exons atgttgcctctggccagatcCGCCATGCGCCTGAGCG CTCGGGGCACTCAGTGGATTGCAGCAAGACAGAGTCACCACAAACATGCATCTGACTTCCATGATAAATATGGCAACGTTATACTACTTGGTGGAGCCCTATTTTGTGTCTCCATTTGGGGATAT GTGGCAACACAAACTGGAATTGAGTGGAATTTATCACCTGTTGGCAAAGTTACCCCAAAAGAATGGAGAGAGAAATAG